One Parageobacillus sp. KH3-4 genomic region harbors:
- the spoIIR gene encoding stage II sporulation protein R → MNKNNIAIILYMLLFMVGVLVNVYGHQTKAGANAAVAVPDEAIRLRILANSDSAEDQALKRKVRDAVNAQMNGWVADLTSFQEAKRVIRSHLPEIEQTVADVLRKERSDQSYKVQFGKVDFPTKIYGDYVYPAGRYDAVLITLGNGKGANWWCVLFPPLCFLDFGNSDAVQMSGQSYVANNGMSQVNAQGREANDGTAKIGSQQERDSATKESKMKQDPLFVEENEQPVEVKFFVKELIDKLIP, encoded by the coding sequence ATGAATAAAAACAATATCGCCATTATTTTATATATGTTGCTATTTATGGTCGGCGTGCTTGTCAATGTATATGGGCATCAAACGAAAGCGGGGGCGAACGCGGCGGTCGCCGTTCCGGACGAAGCGATCCGTCTAAGGATTTTGGCCAATAGCGATTCCGCAGAAGATCAAGCGCTGAAACGAAAAGTGCGTGATGCGGTCAACGCGCAAATGAATGGATGGGTAGCTGATTTAACCTCTTTTCAAGAGGCGAAGCGTGTGATTCGCTCCCATCTCCCCGAAATTGAACAAACCGTAGCCGATGTATTGCGGAAAGAACGTAGCGATCAATCGTATAAAGTACAGTTTGGAAAAGTCGATTTTCCAACAAAAATTTACGGCGATTACGTTTATCCAGCCGGGCGATATGATGCAGTTTTAATTACGCTTGGTAATGGAAAAGGGGCAAATTGGTGGTGCGTTTTATTTCCGCCGCTCTGTTTCCTTGACTTTGGAAATAGTGATGCAGTGCAGATGAGCGGACAATCATACGTTGCGAATAACGGAATGAGTCAAGTGAATGCGCAAGGGCGTGAGGCAAATGACGGTACAGCAAAGATAGGCAGTCAGCAAGAACGCGATAGCGCGACGAAGGAATCGAAAATGAAGCAGGATCCTCTGTTTGTCGAAGAAAACGAGCAGCCTGTGGAGGTGAAATTTTTTGTGAAAGAACTTATTGACAAGTTGATTCCATAA
- the prmC gene encoding peptide chain release factor N(5)-glutamine methyltransferase, with protein sequence MNHKIYEVLAWASSFLKQYGKEERVAELLLCHHLRITRAQLLARLRDPIDENAHQSFEEDVRKHAYEHVPVQHLIGFEQFYGRPFLVNRDVLIPRPETEELVEGVLTRITQLFPRNTTIDVVDVGTGSGAIAITLALENPALSVAAIDISPEALQVAKQNAQRLGADVTFICGDLLRPLIEANRKVDVVVSNPPYIPEDEIASLSPVVKNHEPLRALAGGKDGLDFYRSFARELPFVLRERALVALEVGAGQGETVAAMLRKTFPHATVEVVFDINGKDRMVYVTLGK encoded by the coding sequence ATGAATCATAAAATTTATGAAGTCCTTGCATGGGCTTCTTCTTTTTTAAAACAGTATGGAAAAGAAGAACGCGTCGCGGAGCTGTTGCTCTGCCACCACTTGCGAATCACGAGAGCCCAGCTGTTGGCGCGGCTGCGCGATCCGATCGATGAAAACGCGCACCAATCGTTTGAAGAGGATGTTCGCAAGCATGCGTATGAACACGTTCCGGTGCAGCATCTGATCGGATTTGAGCAATTTTACGGCCGGCCGTTTCTCGTCAACCGCGATGTGCTTATTCCCCGCCCGGAAACAGAGGAATTGGTGGAAGGCGTGTTAACGAGAATCACACAGCTATTTCCGAGAAATACAACGATCGATGTGGTCGATGTTGGAACGGGAAGCGGGGCGATCGCGATTACATTGGCGCTAGAAAATCCAGCACTTTCCGTCGCCGCTATTGATATTTCCCCTGAAGCGCTGCAAGTGGCGAAACAGAACGCCCAGCGCCTCGGAGCGGACGTCACGTTTATTTGCGGCGACTTATTGCGGCCGCTTATCGAGGCAAATCGCAAAGTCGATGTTGTCGTGTCCAATCCGCCGTATATTCCAGAAGACGAAATTGCTTCGCTTTCCCCTGTCGTCAAAAATCACGAGCCGCTGCGGGCGCTTGCCGGCGGCAAAGACGGCCTTGATTTTTACCGGAGCTTTGCCCGCGAGCTGCCGTTCGTGTTGCGCGAACGCGCGCTTGTTGCGCTCGAAGTGGGAGCTGGTCAGGGAGAGACGGTCGCGGCAATGTTGCGGAAGACGTTTCCACATGCAACAGTGGAAGTGGTTTTCGACATAAACGGAAAAGATAGAATGGTATATGTTACATTAGGAAAATAA
- the prfA gene encoding peptide chain release factor 1: protein MFERLEAVEERYEKLNQLLMDPEVINDPKKLRDYSKEQSDLEETVQTYREYKSVCKQLDDAKAMLEEKLDPEMREMVKEEIDELEQRQEELINKLKILLLPKDPNDEKNVIMEIRAAAGGEEAALFAGDLYRMYTRYAESQGWKTEVIEANPTGLGGYKEIIFTIIGKGAYSKLKYENGAHRVQRVPETESGGRIHTSTATVACLPEMEEIEVEINEKDIRVDTFASSGPGGQSVNTTMSAVRLTHIPTGIVVTCQDEKSQIKNKEKAMKVLRARIYDKYQQEARAEYDQTRKQAVGTGDRSERIRTYNFPQNRVTDHRIGLTIQKLDQVLDGSLDEIIEALILDDQAKKLEQANNES, encoded by the coding sequence GTGTTTGAACGTCTGGAAGCGGTAGAAGAACGTTATGAAAAATTAAATCAGCTGCTCATGGATCCGGAAGTGATCAATGATCCAAAAAAGCTGCGCGACTATTCGAAAGAACAGTCGGATTTGGAAGAAACGGTGCAGACGTATCGCGAATACAAATCCGTCTGCAAGCAGCTTGACGATGCAAAAGCGATGTTGGAAGAAAAGCTTGATCCGGAAATGCGGGAAATGGTAAAAGAAGAAATTGACGAATTAGAACAACGTCAGGAAGAGCTTATCAATAAATTAAAAATTCTTCTTTTGCCGAAAGATCCGAACGATGAGAAAAACGTCATTATGGAAATCCGCGCGGCGGCGGGAGGAGAGGAAGCGGCGCTGTTTGCCGGCGACTTGTACCGGATGTATACGCGCTATGCAGAATCGCAAGGATGGAAGACGGAAGTAATCGAAGCGAACCCGACTGGATTGGGCGGATATAAGGAAATTATTTTTACGATCATCGGAAAAGGCGCATATTCCAAGCTGAAATACGAAAACGGCGCACATCGCGTGCAGCGCGTCCCGGAAACGGAATCGGGCGGACGCATTCACACGTCGACGGCAACGGTTGCTTGCTTGCCGGAAATGGAAGAAATCGAAGTCGAAATCAACGAAAAAGATATTCGCGTCGATACGTTCGCTTCAAGCGGTCCGGGCGGACAAAGCGTGAACACCACGATGTCGGCGGTGCGCCTGACGCATATTCCAACGGGAATCGTCGTGACGTGCCAAGACGAAAAATCGCAAATTAAAAACAAAGAAAAAGCGATGAAAGTGTTGCGTGCCCGCATTTATGACAAATACCAGCAGGAAGCGCGGGCGGAGTACGATCAGACGCGTAAACAAGCGGTCGGAACAGGGGATCGCTCCGAGCGAATCCGCACATATAACTTCCCGCAAAACCGCGTGACTGACCACCGCATCGGGCTGACGATTCAAAAGCTTGACCAAGTGTTGGACGGCAGTCTCGATGAGATTATTGAAGCGCTGATCTTAGACGATCAAGCGAAAAAATTGGAGCAGGCGAACAATGAATCATAA
- the adhP gene encoding alcohol dehydrogenase AdhP, giving the protein MKAAVVNDFKQKLEIKEVEKPKLNYGEVLVKIEACGVCHTDLHAAHGDWPVKPKLPLIPGHEGVGIVVEVAEGVKSVKVGDRVGIPWLYSACGECEYCLSGQETLCPHQLNGGYSADGGYAEYCKAPANYVAKIPEHLDPVEVAPILCAGVTTYKALKVSNAKPGEWVAIYGIGGLGHIALQYAKAMGLNVVAVDISDEKIDLAKQLGADIAINGQKEDPVEAIHQNVGGVHAAISVAVTKKAFEQAYQSVRRGGCLVVVGLPNEDLPIPIFNTVLNGITVKGSIVGTRKDMQEALDFAAKGKVRPIVETAPLEKINEVFERMEKGKINGRVVLTIGVNR; this is encoded by the coding sequence ATGAAAGCGGCAGTTGTCAACGATTTTAAACAAAAATTAGAAATTAAAGAGGTGGAAAAACCAAAGCTAAACTACGGAGAAGTGCTTGTCAAAATTGAGGCTTGCGGCGTTTGCCACACCGATTTGCATGCGGCGCACGGAGACTGGCCAGTCAAGCCAAAACTGCCTTTGATTCCCGGACACGAAGGGGTAGGCATTGTCGTCGAGGTGGCAGAAGGGGTAAAATCGGTTAAAGTCGGCGACCGTGTCGGCATTCCATGGCTATACTCCGCTTGCGGAGAATGTGAATATTGCCTAAGCGGGCAAGAAACGCTCTGTCCGCATCAATTAAACGGTGGATATTCCGCCGATGGGGGATATGCGGAATACTGCAAAGCGCCTGCCAATTATGTTGCAAAAATTCCGGAACACTTGGATCCGGTGGAAGTCGCGCCAATTCTCTGCGCGGGTGTAACGACATATAAAGCGCTAAAGGTATCTAACGCCAAACCGGGAGAATGGGTAGCCATCTACGGAATCGGAGGGTTAGGGCATATCGCCCTTCAATACGCGAAAGCAATGGGATTAAACGTCGTCGCGGTCGATATTAGCGACGAAAAGATAGATCTCGCCAAACAGTTAGGCGCTGATATTGCCATCAACGGACAAAAAGAGGATCCAGTGGAAGCCATTCATCAAAACGTGGGCGGAGTACATGCCGCCATTAGCGTTGCCGTAACGAAAAAAGCGTTCGAACAAGCCTATCAATCCGTAAGACGCGGCGGATGCCTTGTTGTTGTCGGACTGCCTAATGAAGACTTGCCGATTCCTATTTTCAATACGGTATTAAACGGAATCACGGTGAAAGGATCGATCGTCGGCACGAGAAAAGATATGCAAGAAGCGTTGGACTTCGCCGCGAAAGGAAAAGTGCGCCCGATCGTCGAAACCGCTCCATTGGAAAAAATCAATGAAGTATTTGAGAGAATGGAAAAAGGAAAAATTAACGGCCGAGTCGTTTTAACCATTGGTGTCAACCGCTAA
- a CDS encoding sigma-54 dependent transcriptional regulator, with protein sequence MPNVLIVDDEREVCTFFLHLLEGKGYRVKLGSNGKDFLTFIQQYSFDLALIDVKLPDTNGLELLKQLKAVQPSCKAIIMTGYSTVKTAVEAIKYGASDYIEKPFDDIDELEKTIEELLDNNVHASQHDMYKLAEALGFIVGTNKEMNDLIKLAYKVAKKNVNVLIEGETGTGKEVLARFIHQASMRHDQPFIGINCGALSETLLESELFGHEKGAFTGALKEKKGIFEIANRGTLFLDEIGEASLVTQVKLLRVLETGEYLRVGGETVRKTNARIIAASHVNLSQAVKEKTFREDLLYRLDVVKLTIPPLRKRIEDLPVLIEHFLKKLNCALTFSDDAILQMKQYPWPGNVRELFNVVKRAVALAEGETTVITPDYLPEKIKTETSIISVPSDETKDKKEMDLPSYLTNWTNYILSLWEESERRLDLQRVLDAVKDLETEIGRFFVRKTLKETLGDKKEAAERLNITVRQLRYLLKEKGTAAKE encoded by the coding sequence ATGCCCAACGTGTTAATCGTTGACGATGAACGAGAAGTATGCACGTTTTTTCTTCATTTGTTAGAAGGCAAAGGATATCGTGTCAAGTTAGGGTCGAATGGAAAAGACTTTTTAACATTCATACAACAATATTCATTTGATCTTGCCTTGATCGATGTAAAATTGCCAGATACAAATGGGTTGGAACTGTTAAAACAGTTAAAAGCTGTTCAACCATCGTGCAAGGCGATTATTATGACAGGATATAGCACCGTGAAGACCGCGGTGGAAGCAATTAAGTATGGCGCAAGTGATTATATTGAGAAGCCGTTCGACGATATTGATGAGTTGGAAAAAACGATTGAAGAATTGCTCGATAATAACGTCCATGCGTCGCAACATGATATGTATAAGCTGGCGGAAGCGCTCGGTTTTATTGTTGGAACGAATAAAGAAATGAACGATTTAATCAAGCTGGCGTATAAAGTCGCGAAAAAAAACGTAAACGTGTTAATTGAAGGAGAAACGGGAACGGGAAAAGAAGTGCTGGCGCGTTTTATTCATCAAGCAAGCATGCGCCACGATCAGCCTTTTATTGGAATTAACTGCGGGGCGCTGTCTGAAACACTGTTGGAGAGCGAATTGTTTGGCCATGAAAAAGGGGCGTTTACTGGTGCGTTGAAAGAAAAGAAAGGAATTTTCGAAATAGCGAACAGAGGAACATTATTTTTGGATGAAATAGGCGAGGCGTCCTTGGTGACGCAAGTAAAATTATTACGTGTGTTGGAAACGGGAGAGTATCTTCGTGTCGGTGGTGAAACCGTCCGTAAAACAAACGCTAGAATTATCGCTGCTTCTCATGTCAATCTCAGCCAAGCGGTGAAGGAGAAAACGTTTCGCGAAGACTTGTTGTACCGGCTGGACGTGGTAAAATTAACGATCCCTCCTTTACGAAAACGAATAGAGGATCTGCCTGTTTTGATAGAGCATTTTTTAAAAAAATTGAATTGCGCTCTTACTTTTTCCGACGATGCCATTTTGCAAATGAAACAATATCCATGGCCGGGAAATGTCAGAGAGCTTTTTAACGTAGTAAAAAGAGCAGTGGCGTTGGCCGAAGGAGAAACGACGGTCATCACTCCCGATTATCTTCCAGAAAAAATAAAAACGGAAACGAGCATAATTTCTGTTCCATCAGATGAAACGAAAGATAAAAAAGAGATGGATTTACCATCTTACTTAACAAACTGGACGAACTATATTTTATCATTATGGGAGGAAAGCGAGCGGCGCCTTGACCTTCAACGTGTTTTGGATGCCGTAAAAGATTTGGAAACGGAGATCGGGCGCTTTTTCGTCCGGAAAACGCTAAAGGAAACGTTAGGAGATAAAAAAGAAGCGGCAGAGCGGTTAAACATTACGGTGCGCCAGCTTCGCTATTTATTGAAAGAAAAAGGGACTGCTGCAAAAGAATAA
- a CDS encoding ATP-binding protein → MKARDRQQMINLLTGVQSSKKSYYNELKKTVIELKKKNMQLEIINDVTKSFNIDMSIDEMLKNVFDKLQTILPIERISLSMCENEKLLLTNVYPPHSLYFPIGFDFSKKRSLYWKVVESLEKVFYQVDFDKESYIEDEVYESLGIRSVLLVPLVRKGKVIGVLSIGSKQIMEYDEDDLTFFQQFCDQLAVCIENARLYNEVLTSKKEWEETFRAVSEMIFVVDLEGNILKYNDAAKEFFQLHQREKQDFHQLLSMDIHHSPVLQIVQTKKPVYQEIHFQKRICELRGYPVLNEKEHIYAIIVYINDITEKRRIEAQLVQSGKLAAIGEMAAGIAHELNNPLTAILGNAQLLLRTAAKGDRSYKLLSDIYSCGRRCKTIIQNLLTFSRQDEYMFEDCSVNEAVEQVLGLIGDQIRKQNIIIQKKLDRSLELVEGNIQQIGQIVLNLLINAKDALEEMDIPEKVISIETKSMAEDEKKWVLLMVQDNGKGIEKQYLQEIFNPFFTTKRPGKGTGLGLSVSLGIAQAHGGTIEVTSQPGKGSTFMLKLPAKQ, encoded by the coding sequence ATGAAAGCAAGAGATCGACAACAAATGATTAACTTATTGACTGGCGTGCAGTCTTCGAAAAAAAGCTACTATAACGAATTAAAGAAAACGGTGATTGAGCTCAAAAAGAAAAATATGCAGCTGGAAATTATTAATGATGTAACCAAAAGCTTTAATATCGATATGTCCATCGATGAAATGCTGAAAAACGTTTTTGATAAGCTACAAACGATTTTGCCAATCGAAAGAATCAGCTTGTCTATGTGCGAAAACGAAAAATTGCTTTTAACGAATGTGTATCCTCCCCATTCATTGTATTTTCCGATTGGATTTGACTTTTCCAAAAAGCGCTCCCTTTATTGGAAAGTAGTTGAATCGCTTGAAAAAGTTTTTTATCAAGTAGATTTCGATAAAGAAAGCTATATAGAAGATGAAGTGTACGAGTCTTTAGGAATTCGCAGCGTCTTGTTAGTTCCGCTTGTTCGCAAAGGCAAAGTAATCGGCGTGCTCAGCATAGGAAGTAAACAAATCATGGAATATGACGAAGATGATTTGACCTTCTTTCAACAGTTTTGCGACCAGTTAGCCGTGTGCATTGAAAACGCTCGTCTTTACAACGAGGTTCTCACTAGTAAAAAGGAATGGGAGGAAACATTTCGCGCAGTTTCAGAGATGATTTTCGTTGTTGATTTAGAAGGAAATATTTTGAAATATAACGATGCGGCGAAAGAATTTTTCCAACTTCATCAACGTGAGAAGCAAGACTTTCATCAACTTTTGTCAATGGACATCCATCACAGCCCTGTTTTGCAAATTGTGCAAACAAAAAAGCCTGTGTATCAGGAGATTCATTTTCAAAAACGAATATGCGAATTGCGTGGTTATCCAGTATTAAATGAAAAAGAGCATATATATGCCATTATCGTTTATATTAATGACATTACGGAGAAACGCCGGATTGAAGCGCAGCTAGTGCAATCGGGAAAGTTAGCGGCAATCGGAGAGATGGCGGCGGGGATCGCCCATGAATTAAATAATCCATTGACGGCTATTTTAGGCAATGCCCAATTGCTGTTGCGAACGGCAGCAAAAGGCGATCGTTCCTACAAATTGCTTTCCGATATTTATTCGTGCGGAAGGAGATGCAAAACGATTATCCAAAACCTATTGACTTTTTCCCGCCAGGATGAATATATGTTTGAAGATTGCTCTGTCAATGAGGCGGTGGAACAAGTGCTAGGGTTAATAGGGGACCAAATTAGGAAGCAAAATATCATCATTCAGAAAAAATTGGATCGTTCGCTGGAATTGGTGGAAGGAAACATTCAGCAAATCGGGCAAATTGTTTTAAATCTTTTAATTAACGCCAAAGACGCATTGGAAGAAATGGATATTCCGGAAAAAGTAATTTCTATTGAAACAAAGTCGATGGCGGAAGATGAAAAGAAATGGGTTCTTTTAATGGTTCAAGATAACGGCAAAGGAATCGAAAAACAATATTTACAAGAAATTTTCAATCCGTTTTTTACGACGAAAAGGCCAGGAAAAGGAACGGGACTTGGATTATCCGTCAGCTTGGGAATCGCGCAGGCCCACGGCGGGACGATCGAAGTGACAAGCCAGCCTGGAAAAGGAAGTACATTTATGTTAAAGCTGCCGGCAAAGCAATAA
- a CDS encoding iron-containing alcohol dehydrogenase — MNIHKFVMPEVIFGNGAIEHAGESCLRLGATNVFIVSDPGVIEAGWLDAVIKSCKQANLRYTVFSDVTINPKDVEVEKGCKAYIENECDAIIGIGGGSPLDVAKAVAILVTNGGKIHDYEGVDKIKNPLPPQVMIPTTAGSGSEVSQFSVIVDTLGQKKMTIISKSLIPDIAIVDPETLSTKSAHLTASTGLDVLTHGIEAYVSLAATPLTDVQAKNAISLVSEYLRPSVASKINQEAKANMAMASLQAGLAFSNAILGAVHAMSHAVGGKYPVLHGDINSILLPHVMEYNLLANPKKFADIAAFLGVDIRGLSHMEAGRKAIEYIKQLTMEIDAPQRLSDIGLEKDEIPHMSLIALDDACMITNPRDVTVEDIEEIFRRAW, encoded by the coding sequence ATGAATATTCACAAATTTGTGATGCCAGAGGTCATTTTTGGGAATGGCGCTATTGAACATGCGGGGGAAAGCTGTTTGCGGCTTGGGGCAACGAACGTTTTCATTGTCAGCGACCCGGGAGTGATCGAAGCCGGATGGTTAGATGCTGTCATCAAAAGCTGCAAACAGGCGAATTTGCGATATACGGTATTTAGCGATGTAACGATTAACCCAAAAGATGTCGAAGTAGAAAAAGGATGCAAAGCTTACATAGAAAATGAATGTGATGCGATCATCGGAATAGGGGGAGGAAGCCCGTTAGATGTGGCGAAGGCCGTTGCCATTCTGGTCACCAACGGAGGAAAGATTCACGATTATGAAGGTGTCGACAAAATCAAAAACCCGCTGCCTCCGCAAGTGATGATTCCCACTACGGCTGGATCAGGTTCTGAAGTGTCGCAATTTTCAGTAATTGTTGATACGTTGGGGCAAAAAAAGATGACGATTATTTCAAAATCTCTTATTCCAGATATTGCGATTGTTGATCCGGAGACATTATCGACAAAAAGCGCCCATTTAACCGCTTCTACCGGTTTGGATGTTTTAACACATGGCATTGAAGCATATGTAAGTTTGGCTGCAACCCCGTTAACAGATGTCCAAGCGAAAAACGCTATTTCTTTAGTATCAGAGTATTTGCGCCCATCTGTTGCTTCAAAAATAAACCAAGAAGCGAAAGCAAATATGGCAATGGCTAGTTTGCAGGCTGGTCTTGCGTTTTCTAACGCCATTTTAGGCGCGGTGCATGCTATGTCGCATGCCGTTGGCGGAAAGTATCCAGTTCTTCATGGCGATATCAATTCTATTTTGCTTCCGCATGTGATGGAATATAATTTGTTGGCCAACCCGAAAAAATTTGCGGATATCGCGGCGTTTCTTGGCGTTGACATTCGCGGATTGTCGCACATGGAAGCGGGAAGAAAAGCAATTGAGTATATAAAACAATTAACGATGGAGATTGACGCTCCGCAGCGGTTATCCGATATAGGGTTGGAAAAAGATGAAATACCGCATATGAGTTTAATCGCCCTTGATGATGCTTGCATGATCACAAATCCCCGAGATGTTACCGTAGAGGATATTGAAGAAATATTTAGAAGGGCATGGTAG
- a CDS encoding 2,3-butanediol dehydrogenase, producing MKAARWYNARDIRVEEVEEPKAGKGKVKIKVEWAGICGSDLHEYAAGPIFIPVQNPHPVSKDVAPIIMGHEFSGRVVEVGEGVTKVKVGDPVVVEPILRCGECPACKKGKYNLCDHLGFHGLSGGGGGFSEYTVVDEHMVHKMPEGLSFEQGALVEPAAVALHAVRLSKIKPGDKAAVFGTGPIGLLVIEALKAAGASEIYAVEVSKERLQKAKELGATSVINPKEEDPVQKLVELTDGGVDVAFEVTGVPAVLQQAVDSTTFEGETIIVSIWEKEANIRPNNIVLKERNVKGIIAYRDIFPAVMELMKRGYFQAEKLVTKRIKLDDIVAEGFETLMKEKDQVKILVKPE from the coding sequence ATGAAAGCAGCGCGATGGTATAATGCTAGAGACATTCGAGTAGAAGAAGTGGAAGAACCGAAAGCAGGAAAAGGAAAAGTAAAAATTAAAGTCGAATGGGCGGGAATTTGCGGGAGCGATTTACACGAATATGCGGCAGGTCCAATTTTTATTCCTGTCCAAAATCCTCATCCCGTTAGTAAAGATGTCGCTCCTATTATCATGGGTCACGAATTTTCGGGACGAGTAGTGGAAGTTGGGGAAGGAGTTACTAAAGTCAAAGTTGGGGATCCTGTCGTTGTTGAACCTATTCTTCGCTGTGGAGAATGCCCAGCTTGCAAAAAGGGGAAATACAATCTTTGCGATCATTTAGGATTTCATGGTCTATCCGGAGGAGGCGGTGGATTCTCAGAATATACCGTCGTTGATGAACATATGGTGCACAAAATGCCTGAAGGTCTTTCTTTTGAACAAGGAGCGCTGGTGGAACCGGCGGCCGTAGCTTTACATGCTGTTAGATTAAGCAAAATTAAACCTGGTGATAAAGCTGCTGTCTTTGGAACGGGTCCTATAGGTCTTCTCGTTATTGAAGCATTGAAAGCAGCTGGCGCCTCAGAAATTTATGCAGTAGAAGTTTCCAAAGAACGTTTGCAAAAAGCGAAAGAGCTCGGCGCCACATCTGTCATCAATCCGAAAGAGGAAGATCCGGTTCAAAAGCTTGTCGAATTGACTGATGGCGGCGTCGACGTTGCATTTGAAGTAACAGGAGTGCCGGCCGTTTTACAACAAGCCGTTGATAGTACTACATTCGAAGGAGAAACGATTATCGTTAGTATATGGGAAAAAGAAGCGAACATTCGGCCAAATAATATCGTATTAAAAGAAAGAAACGTAAAAGGAATTATTGCGTACCGCGATATTTTCCCTGCGGTAATGGAGCTAATGAAACGAGGCTACTTCCAAGCGGAAAAGCTCGTTACGAAACGAATTAAGCTAGATGATATTGTTGCAGAAGGATTTGAAACGCTTATGAAAGAAAAAGACCAAGTGAAAATTTTGGTCAAACCAGAATAA
- a CDS encoding thymidine kinase: MYIMKQSGWLEVICGSMFSGKSEELIRRVRRATFAKQEVKVFKPTIDNRYSEEAVVSHNGNSVIAIPVSSPQEIFEHISKKTDVIAIDEVQFFSDDIIEVVQTLADRGYRVIVAGLDQDFRGEPFGPVPTLMAIAESVTKLQAVCTVCGSPASRTQRLIDGVPASYYDPVILVGASESYEPRCRHHHEVPDKPAKNGQTNDHLAR; the protein is encoded by the coding sequence ATGTACATTATGAAGCAGTCCGGCTGGCTCGAAGTCATTTGCGGAAGCATGTTTTCCGGAAAGTCAGAAGAATTGATCCGCCGCGTTCGTCGCGCGACGTTTGCGAAGCAAGAAGTGAAAGTATTCAAACCGACTATTGATAACCGCTATAGCGAAGAAGCGGTCGTTTCTCACAACGGAAATTCGGTGATTGCTATTCCCGTTTCTTCGCCGCAAGAAATTTTTGAACATATTTCTAAAAAAACGGATGTCATTGCCATTGATGAAGTGCAATTTTTTTCCGACGACATTATCGAAGTTGTTCAAACGTTGGCAGACCGCGGTTATCGAGTGATCGTTGCAGGATTGGATCAAGATTTTCGCGGCGAACCGTTTGGACCTGTGCCGACATTAATGGCGATTGCCGAATCGGTGACAAAACTGCAAGCGGTTTGCACGGTATGCGGTTCTCCGGCAAGCCGAACGCAGCGTCTTATTGACGGCGTTCCGGCATCTTATTACGACCCGGTTATTTTAGTGGGAGCGAGCGAATCGTACGAGCCGCGCTGCCGCCACCACCACGAAGTTCCCGATAAGCCAGCGAAAAATGGCCAAACCAACGATCATCTCGCCCGCTGA
- the rpmE gene encoding 50S ribosomal protein L31 — protein MKPGIHPEYKKVIVRCACGNEFESGSVKDELRVEICSECHPFYTGRQKFVSATGRVDKFNKKYGLK, from the coding sequence ATGAAACCAGGAATTCATCCAGAGTACAAAAAAGTCATCGTGCGTTGCGCGTGCGGAAACGAATTCGAAAGCGGTTCTGTGAAAGATGAATTGCGTGTGGAAATCTGCTCCGAATGCCATCCATTCTATACAGGACGTCAAAAATTTGTTTCTGCTACAGGACGTGTCGATAAATTCAACAAAAAATACGGCTTAAAATAA